The Sorangiineae bacterium MSr11367 genome window below encodes:
- a CDS encoding M14 family metallopeptidase: MSRNLDHLRTIAEQTRFEKTGRYDEVLRLGRAYAETWPDAVRCFEFGRTPEERPMIALIATRTGALTAKEIAERKIPVLFLQGGIHPGESDGKDAGFMALREMLEGRSAALDKMAILFVPVFNVDGHERFGKWNRPNQVGPEEMGWRSTSQNLNLNRDYAKVDSPEMQAMMRLLLEWNPLVYADLHVTNGADFEHDVSVQVEPIHTGDPSLRATGLDLREHVIAKLAAEGSLPLPFYPSLARQDDPESGFEHYVYSPRFSTGYWNLRNRFTLLLETHSWKSYETRVRITLNTIAGLTDWTVTKGAAALAVVEKADAAGATLGGQSVEIDYGLRDDVTEIEFRGYAYTREPSPISGQLATRYDSSKPQIWRVPLRTGVVVKRSEPAPRGGYIVPAAYAQDIGARLALHGISSRRLSAPVAEAPVTAFRASKVTFQPAPFEGRTMVSLEGAWHSETREVPSGSLFVPIAQPFARLAMALLEPQAPDSFGAWGFFNAVYERKEYMDAYVAEQVAQEMLAADPALAAEFAQKLGREPEFARNPAARLDFFYRRHPSFDERLDLYPVYRTDSDAFR, translated from the coding sequence ATGAGCCGAAATCTCGACCATCTTCGAACGATCGCCGAGCAGACCCGCTTCGAGAAGACGGGGCGCTACGACGAGGTGCTGCGTCTTGGGCGCGCGTATGCCGAAACCTGGCCCGATGCCGTGCGCTGTTTCGAGTTCGGGCGCACCCCCGAAGAGCGTCCCATGATCGCGCTGATCGCGACCCGCACGGGCGCTTTGACGGCGAAGGAGATCGCCGAGCGAAAGATCCCGGTGCTCTTTCTACAAGGCGGGATTCACCCCGGCGAGAGCGATGGCAAGGACGCCGGCTTCATGGCCCTGCGCGAGATGCTCGAGGGGCGATCCGCGGCGCTGGACAAGATGGCCATCTTGTTCGTGCCGGTCTTCAACGTGGACGGGCACGAGCGCTTCGGAAAATGGAATCGTCCGAACCAAGTCGGGCCCGAGGAAATGGGCTGGCGCAGCACGTCGCAGAATCTCAACTTGAATCGCGATTACGCCAAGGTGGATTCCCCGGAAATGCAAGCGATGATGCGCTTGCTCCTGGAGTGGAATCCGCTGGTCTATGCCGATCTGCACGTCACCAACGGGGCCGATTTCGAACACGACGTCTCCGTGCAGGTGGAACCGATCCACACGGGTGATCCCTCGCTTCGCGCGACGGGGCTCGATTTGCGTGAGCACGTGATCGCCAAGCTTGCGGCCGAAGGGTCGCTGCCTTTGCCGTTTTATCCGAGCTTGGCACGGCAGGACGACCCCGAATCGGGCTTCGAGCATTACGTGTACAGTCCACGCTTTTCCACGGGCTATTGGAACCTGCGCAATCGCTTCACGCTGCTCTTGGAGACGCATTCGTGGAAGAGTTACGAGACGCGCGTTCGCATTACCCTGAATACCATCGCAGGGCTCACGGATTGGACGGTTACCAAAGGCGCCGCGGCGCTGGCCGTGGTCGAGAAAGCCGATGCCGCCGGGGCCACGCTGGGCGGGCAGTCCGTCGAAATCGACTATGGCCTCCGCGACGACGTGACCGAAATCGAGTTTCGCGGATATGCCTATACCCGTGAGCCTTCGCCGATTTCGGGCCAGCTGGCCACACGCTACGATTCGTCGAAGCCGCAGATCTGGCGGGTGCCCTTGCGGACCGGGGTCGTGGTGAAGCGCAGCGAGCCCGCGCCGAGGGGTGGCTACATCGTGCCGGCGGCGTATGCGCAGGACATCGGTGCGCGGCTCGCGTTGCACGGCATCTCGTCGCGCCGGTTGAGTGCGCCGGTGGCTGAGGCACCGGTGACCGCCTTCCGCGCGTCGAAGGTGACGTTCCAGCCTGCGCCCTTCGAAGGGCGCACCATGGTGTCGCTCGAGGGGGCGTGGCATTCGGAGACGCGCGAGGTTCCCTCGGGGTCGCTCTTCGTCCCCATCGCGCAGCCCTTCGCGCGGCTTGCCATGGCGCTGCTCGAGCCGCAGGCGCCCGATTCGTTCGGCGCATGGGGCTTCTTCAACGCCGTCTACGAGCGCAAAGAGTACATGGATGCCTACGTGGCCGAGCAGGTTGCGCAGGAAATGTTGGCGGCGGATCCTGCGCTCGCCGCTGAGTTCGCGCAAAAACTGGGACGCGAGCCGGAGTTCGCGCGCAATCCCGCGGCGCGGCTCGACTTTTTCTACCGGCGCCATCCCTCGTTCGACGAGCGCCTCGACCTGTACCCGGTCTACCGAACCGACTCCGACGCGTTTCGTTGA
- a CDS encoding DUF4377 domain-containing protein, with protein MKCELGMIVVGMALAGCSNPSPSAGSGTTPVAAEAEGTREIEVDAQMVDCTGVGPQKCLRIRKNPQAEWELWYSGIEGFTHKAGVKARLRIREEKVPNPPADGSSLRLILVEVLEQTPAKP; from the coding sequence ATGAAATGCGAGCTCGGGATGATCGTCGTGGGGATGGCTCTCGCCGGATGTTCCAACCCGTCGCCGTCGGCGGGAAGCGGCACGACGCCCGTGGCGGCGGAGGCCGAGGGGACGCGCGAGATCGAAGTCGATGCGCAGATGGTCGACTGCACCGGGGTGGGACCGCAGAAGTGCTTGCGCATTCGCAAGAACCCGCAGGCCGAGTGGGAGCTCTGGTACTCGGGCATCGAGGGGTTCACCCACAAGGCTGGCGTGAAGGCGCGCCTGCGCATCCGCGAGGAAAAGGTCCCGAACCCGCCGGCGGATGGCTCGAGCCTGCGCTTAATCTTGGTCGAGGTGCTGGAACAAACCCCTGCGAAGCCCTAG
- a CDS encoding serine/threonine protein kinase, with product MLMEGEVFLEKYRIERQIGCGGMGAVYSAVDIDLDRRVAIKVLLPEIAASSLAATRFINEGRAAARVEGDHVARVFAAGRTPKGVPYMVMEFLEGVDLEGLLRKRGRLAVWEAVDILLQALKGVAEAHRHGIVHRDLKPANLFLHRRGDGAYVVKVLDFGVSKANRPSTIAPSDDQDEPELTVTKALLGSPAYMSPEQLYDSKRVDVRTDIWSLGVIFYEMLAGVAPFEEKSLSDLVVAILHKTPPPLRELRPDIAPELERILDGCLTRDRDQRTATAAALAEQLEDFAASGLGDADTEPPPSLTEPAHTLVEPVRAMAEAAAATIVESSPSSLMPPPSSMTPSSSLVKTEVWEPKTPPSLVLQISFFFLMLAAFAVACIAVWRP from the coding sequence ATGTTGATGGAGGGAGAGGTCTTTCTGGAGAAGTACCGTATCGAGCGGCAGATCGGCTGCGGCGGCATGGGAGCCGTCTATTCGGCGGTGGATATCGACCTGGACAGGCGGGTTGCCATCAAGGTACTTCTTCCCGAAATCGCGGCCTCGTCTTTGGCCGCGACACGATTCATTAATGAGGGCCGCGCCGCCGCTCGCGTCGAGGGCGACCACGTGGCACGTGTGTTTGCCGCCGGCCGCACGCCGAAGGGCGTGCCCTACATGGTCATGGAGTTTCTCGAGGGCGTCGACCTGGAAGGGCTTTTGCGCAAACGCGGAAGGCTCGCCGTTTGGGAGGCGGTCGATATCCTTCTTCAGGCGCTGAAGGGCGTCGCAGAAGCGCATCGGCACGGGATCGTGCACCGCGATCTGAAGCCGGCCAACCTGTTCCTGCACCGTCGAGGCGACGGCGCATACGTGGTCAAGGTGCTCGACTTCGGTGTCTCCAAAGCGAACCGTCCCTCCACCATCGCCCCATCGGACGATCAGGACGAGCCCGAGCTCACCGTCACCAAGGCGCTGCTTGGGTCGCCGGCGTACATGTCGCCCGAGCAGCTGTACGACTCGAAGCGCGTCGACGTCCGCACGGACATCTGGTCGCTCGGCGTGATCTTTTACGAGATGCTCGCCGGTGTCGCACCCTTCGAGGAAAAATCGCTGAGCGATCTGGTCGTCGCCATTCTGCACAAGACGCCGCCGCCCCTCCGTGAGCTGCGTCCGGACATCGCACCGGAACTGGAACGCATCCTCGACGGCTGCCTCACCCGCGATCGCGACCAGCGCACGGCCACCGCGGCTGCACTGGCCGAGCAGCTGGAGGACTTCGCCGCGAGCGGTCTTGGCGACGCCGACACCGAACCGCCGCCGAGCCTCACCGAGCCGGCGCACACCCTCGTCGAACCCGTGCGGGCCATGGCCGAGGCAGCCGCCGCCACCATCGTCGAGTCCTCGCCGTCGTCGTTGATGCCGCCCCCGTCGTCGATGACGCCGTCCTCTTCCCTGGTGAAGACGGAGGTGTGGGAGCCCAAGACACCGCCGTCGCTGGTGCTGCAGATTTCCTTCTTCTTCCTCATGCTCGCCGCGTTTGCGGTGGCCTGCATCGCCGTCTGGCGCCCCTGA
- a CDS encoding amidohydrolase family protein codes for MRHLALVLLLSLTACGSKAPTPAASAPPAPSGPTFSPASFALVHATVVDVAHGTALPERTVVVDGDRIAAVTDEAPAGVRTVEARGKFVIPGLWDMHVHMNDPVAPRLFVANGVTAVRVMWGNPDFGGQKNRRHFDMRDAFDKKESLGPRMVVASQILDGPKPFWPGSTAVSTPEQGRRVVDEEKKNGADFIKVYSELPRDVYFAIAEESKKENIPFAGHVPMLVTAGEASDAGQKSIEHLTGMLSSTSSHEAAMRKKAAQYEKRSAAERYKLFLAQLGEAVDTYDAEKAKSLFAKFVTNGTWQCPTLIEEYGHASQDDTSRAKDPRLEYVSGFVKEMWTPRQAPGSKGFTKADHALFRRAFDKKVAMVGAMHAAGVSLLAGSDEMNPYCFAGSGLHDELAWLVKAGLTPADALRAATTNPARFLGRENELGEVAEGKVGDLVVLDENPLADIENIRKIHAVISRGTLYDRAELDKILASVKEDAKKHD; via the coding sequence ATGCGCCATCTTGCTCTCGTGCTTTTGCTTTCGTTGACCGCCTGTGGCTCCAAAGCTCCGACCCCCGCCGCCTCCGCGCCCCCTGCCCCTTCGGGCCCCACGTTCTCACCGGCGAGCTTCGCCCTGGTTCATGCGACGGTGGTCGATGTTGCCCACGGCACCGCGCTGCCGGAGCGCACGGTGGTGGTGGACGGCGATCGCATCGCCGCCGTCACGGACGAAGCGCCGGCGGGGGTGCGCACCGTCGAGGCGCGCGGCAAGTTCGTCATTCCGGGGCTCTGGGACATGCATGTCCATATGAACGATCCGGTGGCCCCGCGGCTCTTCGTGGCCAATGGCGTAACCGCCGTTCGCGTGATGTGGGGAAATCCCGATTTCGGGGGCCAAAAGAATCGCCGCCACTTCGACATGCGCGACGCGTTCGACAAGAAAGAGAGTCTCGGCCCGCGCATGGTCGTCGCGAGCCAGATCCTCGATGGCCCGAAGCCGTTTTGGCCTGGTTCGACGGCGGTTTCGACGCCGGAGCAGGGTCGTCGCGTCGTCGATGAGGAAAAGAAGAACGGCGCCGACTTCATCAAAGTGTATTCGGAGCTTCCGCGCGACGTGTATTTCGCCATTGCGGAGGAAAGCAAGAAAGAGAATATCCCGTTCGCGGGCCACGTGCCCATGTTGGTGACCGCCGGCGAGGCCAGCGATGCCGGACAAAAGAGCATCGAGCATTTGACGGGGATGCTCAGCAGCACCTCGTCGCACGAAGCGGCCATGCGGAAGAAGGCGGCGCAATACGAAAAACGCTCCGCCGCCGAGCGCTACAAATTGTTTCTTGCGCAGCTCGGCGAGGCCGTCGATACCTACGATGCGGAAAAGGCCAAATCGCTCTTTGCCAAATTCGTAACCAACGGTACTTGGCAGTGCCCCACGCTGATCGAAGAATACGGCCACGCGTCCCAAGACGACACGTCACGGGCGAAGGATCCGCGGCTCGAATACGTGTCGGGCTTCGTCAAAGAGATGTGGACCCCGCGCCAAGCGCCGGGCAGCAAAGGTTTCACGAAGGCAGACCACGCCCTTTTCCGGCGCGCATTCGACAAGAAGGTGGCCATGGTCGGTGCAATGCACGCCGCCGGCGTCTCCCTTCTCGCGGGCAGCGACGAGATGAACCCTTATTGCTTCGCCGGCTCCGGTCTCCACGACGAACTCGCATGGCTCGTCAAAGCGGGACTCACCCCCGCCGACGCCCTGCGCGCCGCGACCACGAACCCCGCGCGCTTCCTCGGCCGCGAAAATGAATTGGGCGAAGTCGCCGAGGGCAAAGTCGGTGACCTCGTGGTCCTCGACGAAAACCCGCTCGCGGACATCGAAAACATCCGCAAAATCCACGCCGTCATCTCTCGCGGCACCCTCTACGACCGCGCAGAACTGGACAAGATTCTAGCAAGCGTGAAGGAAGACGCAAAAAAGCACGACTGA
- a CDS encoding LUD domain-containing protein, translating into MANSRNDILRALRAAHVPPKPLPDLPTSGVQYPDVHAQFAKSLTDVGGRCIFAGSDDIENALSRLPEYETAARVLSLVPGVNKANVNLDAIIVPTELEDIDVCVLPGQLGVAENGAVWVVEDGFPFRAGWYLAQHMVLVLRADTIVHNMHEAYERIHVGTRGFSTFISGPSKTADIEQSLVIGAQGPRSCTALVV; encoded by the coding sequence GTGGCCAATAGCCGAAACGATATTTTGCGAGCCCTGCGCGCGGCGCACGTTCCACCGAAGCCGCTGCCGGATCTACCGACATCGGGCGTGCAATACCCCGACGTGCACGCGCAATTTGCCAAGAGCCTCACCGACGTGGGCGGGCGTTGCATCTTCGCGGGCAGCGACGATATCGAAAATGCGCTTTCACGACTGCCCGAATACGAGACGGCCGCGCGCGTCCTTTCTCTGGTGCCCGGCGTGAACAAGGCCAACGTGAACCTCGACGCGATCATCGTTCCCACGGAGCTCGAGGACATCGATGTATGCGTGCTGCCGGGCCAATTGGGCGTGGCCGAAAACGGTGCGGTTTGGGTCGTCGAAGACGGATTCCCCTTCCGCGCCGGCTGGTACCTGGCCCAGCACATGGTGCTGGTCCTACGCGCCGACACCATCGTGCACAACATGCACGAGGCCTACGAGCGCATCCACGTCGGCACCCGAGGCTTCTCGACCTTCATCTCGGGCCCCTCGAAAACCGCCGACATCGAGCAGTCGCTCGTCATCGGCGCCCAAGGCCCCCGCTCTTGCACGGCATTGGTCGTATAA
- a CDS encoding lactate utilization protein, with the protein MDTREGMTTEHPENAAAFVANDARLKWHDESLWFVRQKRDRATSVIPEWETLRALGADIKAHTLSRLADYLEEFEQKATALGAHVHFARDAEEHNRIVHGLLARANVTRVVKSKSMLTEQCGLNHYLEAHGIEVIDTDLGERIVQLRHEPPSHIVMPAIHLKKEEIGDLFHDTMGAASGTSDPKVLTEVARGRLRGNLLAAQAGITGVNFAIAETGGVVVCTNEGNADLGTSIPPLHIACMGIEKVIPRAKDLGVFLRLLARSATGQPVTAYSSHFHGPRPGGELHIVIVDHGRSAILGREHYRRTLQCIRCGACMNTCPVYRRSGGHSYGVTVPGPLGAVLAPHIDPKKHRSLPFASTLCGSCSDVCPVQIDLHQQLLLWRGELGHAELIPLRKRAASQLAGWVLARTWAYEFLGRIARWILPKLPKALLRANDWGRQRELPPAPKESFRELYRRRRGQ; encoded by the coding sequence ATGGACACACGTGAAGGGATGACCACCGAGCACCCCGAAAATGCCGCCGCGTTCGTGGCGAACGATGCGCGCTTGAAATGGCACGACGAGTCTCTATGGTTCGTGCGCCAGAAGCGCGATCGCGCGACCTCCGTGATTCCCGAATGGGAGACGTTGCGGGCGCTGGGGGCGGACATCAAAGCGCACACCTTGTCGCGCCTGGCCGACTACTTGGAGGAATTCGAGCAGAAGGCGACGGCGCTGGGGGCGCACGTGCACTTCGCGCGCGATGCGGAGGAGCACAATCGCATCGTGCACGGCCTTCTCGCGCGGGCGAACGTGACGCGCGTGGTGAAGAGCAAATCGATGCTCACCGAGCAGTGCGGGCTGAATCACTATTTGGAAGCGCACGGCATCGAGGTCATCGACACGGACTTGGGCGAGCGCATCGTGCAGCTCCGGCACGAGCCGCCGAGCCACATCGTGATGCCGGCGATCCATTTGAAGAAGGAGGAGATTGGCGATCTTTTCCACGACACGATGGGGGCGGCATCGGGCACGTCCGATCCCAAGGTGCTGACCGAGGTCGCGCGCGGCAGGCTTCGCGGGAACCTGTTGGCGGCGCAGGCCGGGATCACCGGGGTGAACTTCGCCATCGCGGAGACGGGCGGGGTGGTGGTGTGCACCAACGAGGGCAATGCGGATCTGGGCACATCGATTCCTCCGCTCCACATCGCGTGCATGGGCATCGAGAAGGTGATTCCGCGTGCGAAAGATTTGGGCGTATTTTTGCGGCTGCTCGCGCGCTCGGCGACCGGGCAGCCGGTGACGGCGTACTCCTCGCATTTCCACGGGCCGCGCCCCGGCGGAGAGCTGCACATCGTGATCGTCGACCACGGGCGCAGCGCGATCCTGGGCCGCGAGCACTACCGGCGCACCCTGCAGTGCATCCGCTGCGGGGCGTGCATGAACACGTGCCCGGTGTACCGGCGCAGCGGCGGCCACAGTTATGGTGTGACGGTGCCGGGGCCGTTGGGGGCGGTGCTGGCGCCGCACATCGATCCGAAGAAGCACCGCAGTTTGCCCTTTGCCTCGACGCTGTGCGGTTCGTGCAGCGATGTGTGCCCCGTGCAGATCGACCTGCACCAGCAGCTCCTCTTGTGGCGGGGCGAGTTGGGGCACGCCGAGCTGATTCCGCTGCGCAAGCGAGCGGCATCGCAGCTGGCGGGCTGGGTGCTGGCGCGCACGTGGGCGTACGAATTTTTGGGGCGAATCGCGCGGTGGATTTTGCCGAAGTTGCCAAAGGCACTGCTTCGCGCGAACGATTGGGGGCGCCAGCGCGAGCTCCCTCCCGCACCCAAGGAGAGTTTCCGCGAGCTCTATCGGAGGCGCCGTGGCCAATAG
- a CDS encoding (Fe-S)-binding protein gives MIDIALFIPCYVDQFYPKVGLATLELLERYGARVDYPQAQTCCGQPVFNSGSFDAAKPIADKFLEVFSSYQYIVCPSGSCTSMVRNHYAELVPDRIAELRSKTFELCEFLHDVLGAKPEGRFAHRVGLHASCHGLRELRLASGSERRVQPFDKVRSLLSGLEGIEFADLSRGDECCGFGGTFAVGEEAVSVAMGNGRIADHERGGAEIITGGDMSCLMHLDGLLRRQKKPIRVMHVAEILAEATGGHGHT, from the coding sequence ATGATCGACATCGCCCTCTTCATCCCCTGTTACGTCGACCAATTCTATCCCAAGGTCGGGCTCGCTACCTTGGAATTGCTCGAACGCTACGGCGCCCGCGTAGATTACCCACAAGCGCAAACCTGCTGCGGTCAGCCCGTGTTCAACTCGGGTTCGTTTGATGCTGCCAAGCCCATCGCAGACAAGTTCCTGGAGGTTTTCTCATCCTACCAATACATCGTGTGCCCATCTGGGAGCTGCACCTCGATGGTGCGCAACCACTACGCCGAGCTGGTGCCGGATCGCATCGCCGAGCTCCGCAGCAAGACCTTCGAGCTGTGCGAGTTTCTCCATGACGTGCTGGGGGCGAAGCCCGAGGGACGCTTTGCACATCGCGTGGGGCTGCACGCCAGCTGCCATGGATTGCGCGAACTGCGTTTGGCCAGTGGGAGCGAGCGACGCGTGCAGCCGTTCGACAAGGTGAGGTCACTTTTGTCCGGACTCGAAGGAATCGAATTTGCCGATCTCTCGCGCGGGGACGAGTGTTGCGGTTTTGGGGGCACGTTCGCGGTTGGGGAAGAGGCGGTTTCGGTGGCCATGGGCAATGGACGCATTGCGGATCACGAACGCGGGGGGGCCGAGATCATCACCGGAGGAGACATGAGTTGCCTGATGCACCTCGACGGTTTGCTGCGGCGGCAGAAAAAACCGATTCGCGTGATGCACGTGGCAGAGATTCTGGCGGAGGCGACGGGCGGACATGGACACACGTGA
- a CDS encoding aldo/keto reductase — MEFRQLGGSGLKVPALCLGTGTFGGRGEFFGSWGKSDVDEATRLVDICLEAGLNFFDSADVYSDGLSEEILGKAVAGRRDKVLISTKGSFRLGKGPNDVGSSRHHIVSAVDASLKRLGTDYIDVYQLHGFDAQTSIFEAVRTLDDLVRAGKIRYVGCSNFSGWHLMKSLAVADQYGFTRYVAHQAYYSLVGREFEWELMPLGVEEKVGTLVWSPLGWGRLGGKVRRGQPLPAESRLQTKVTVDDGPPVPNEHVYKVVDALDDIAKETGKNIAQISLNWLLSRPTVSSVIFGARNEEQLRQNLGAASWKLTPEQIAKLDEASATTPVYPYWHQRHFERNPPPV; from the coding sequence ATGGAATTCAGACAGCTTGGCGGTTCAGGACTCAAGGTTCCCGCCCTCTGCCTCGGCACGGGGACGTTCGGCGGGCGGGGAGAATTCTTCGGCAGCTGGGGGAAAAGCGACGTCGACGAGGCGACACGGTTGGTCGACATCTGCCTCGAGGCGGGGCTCAACTTCTTCGACTCGGCCGACGTCTATTCGGACGGGCTCTCGGAGGAGATCCTCGGGAAGGCCGTCGCTGGCCGCCGCGACAAGGTGCTCATCTCCACCAAGGGCTCCTTTCGCCTTGGAAAAGGGCCCAACGACGTGGGCTCGTCGCGCCACCACATCGTGTCGGCCGTCGACGCCTCGCTCAAGCGCCTCGGCACCGATTACATCGATGTGTATCAACTCCACGGCTTCGACGCGCAAACGTCCATCTTCGAGGCGGTGCGCACGCTCGACGATCTCGTTCGTGCAGGCAAAATCCGCTACGTCGGCTGCTCGAATTTCTCGGGTTGGCATCTGATGAAGTCCCTCGCCGTCGCGGACCAATATGGTTTTACACGCTACGTGGCCCATCAAGCGTACTACTCGCTCGTCGGGCGCGAGTTCGAGTGGGAGTTGATGCCGCTGGGCGTGGAGGAAAAAGTGGGCACCCTCGTTTGGAGTCCGCTCGGGTGGGGAAGGCTCGGCGGCAAGGTCCGCCGCGGGCAACCGTTGCCGGCGGAGAGTCGCCTCCAGACGAAGGTCACCGTCGACGACGGCCCGCCGGTTCCGAACGAACACGTGTACAAAGTCGTCGATGCGCTCGACGACATCGCGAAAGAGACCGGGAAAAACATCGCGCAAATCTCCCTGAATTGGCTCCTCTCGCGGCCCACGGTCTCGAGCGTCATCTTTGGCGCGCGCAACGAGGAGCAGCTGCGGCAAAACCTCGGCGCGGCCAGCTGGAAGCTCACGCCCGAGCAAATCGCGAAGCTCGATGAGGCCAGCGCCACGACACCGGTGTATCCGTATTGGCACCAGCGGCACTTCGAGCGCAATCCGCCGCCCGTGTGA
- a CDS encoding SlyX family protein, which translates to MSTADPTESRLIELEIRYSHLDRLVEELNRVVFEQGKAIDGLRAELLRMRSRLDDAPEGGRDRTTLLVDEKPPHY; encoded by the coding sequence ATGAGCACCGCCGACCCCACCGAATCACGATTGATCGAGCTCGAGATCCGCTATTCGCATCTCGATCGGCTGGTCGAAGAATTGAATCGGGTGGTCTTCGAACAGGGCAAGGCCATCGACGGCCTCCGCGCGGAGCTTCTTCGGATGCGCAGTCGCCTGGACGACGCACCCGAAGGGGGTCGAGATCGCACGACCCTCTTGGTGGACGAGAAACCGCCGCATTATTAA